A part of Roseitalea porphyridii genomic DNA contains:
- a CDS encoding c-type cytochrome yields MRTLVQTLIATTAAAAIGLTMVASAQNFEEAPGAATLEASLQSDETMFNARVNQPVDDDLLEAGQLVAMGGAENGGSGMACITCHGAQGEGDGSGAFPRLTGQPAWYMYKQLVDYASGDRPNRVMTGIAQRLTEYEMEAVSAYYSVLEAPHAPVLGQIDGELLQWGAQLGAAGSAEAGIPACVNCHGPNGTGLAPSVPYLAGQYARYMEYQLQLWKEGIRDNDPLNVMSAIAQKMTREDMRAVSEYYARVRAERVQDDRPDIVIAE; encoded by the coding sequence ATGAGGACGCTTGTCCAGACACTGATCGCAACCACGGCCGCCGCCGCCATCGGGCTGACCATGGTCGCCAGCGCGCAGAACTTCGAGGAAGCGCCCGGTGCGGCGACGCTGGAGGCGAGCCTTCAATCGGACGAAACGATGTTCAACGCCCGCGTCAACCAGCCCGTCGACGATGATCTTCTGGAGGCAGGGCAGCTGGTCGCCATGGGCGGCGCCGAGAACGGCGGCTCGGGGATGGCCTGCATCACCTGCCACGGGGCGCAAGGGGAAGGCGACGGCTCCGGCGCCTTTCCGCGCCTGACGGGCCAACCGGCCTGGTACATGTACAAGCAGCTTGTCGACTACGCATCCGGCGACCGCCCGAACCGCGTCATGACCGGCATCGCCCAGCGCCTGACCGAATACGAGATGGAGGCGGTCAGCGCCTATTATTCCGTGCTCGAAGCGCCGCACGCGCCGGTGCTTGGCCAGATCGACGGCGAACTGCTGCAATGGGGCGCGCAACTGGGCGCGGCCGGTTCGGCCGAGGCCGGCATTCCGGCCTGCGTCAACTGCCACGGGCCGAACGGCACCGGCCTTGCGCCGTCGGTTCCGTATCTGGCCGGCCAGTACGCCCGCTACATGGAGTATCAGCTCCAGCTCTGGAAAGAGGGCATCCGCGACAACGATCCGCTCAACGTGATGTCGGCCATCGCCCAGAAGATGACCCGCGAGGACATGCGCGCGGTCAGCGAGTATTACGCCCGCGTGCGCGCCGAGCGCGTCCAGGACGATCGCCCCGACATCGTGATCGCGGAGTAG